Genomic DNA from Paenibacillus borealis:
TGTCGTCGCCTACGGCTTCAATAACTTTGCCGAACAGAACATTAATATTGTGGATGAAATGATTGTCGGGCATTGGAACGGCCTGGCGAATACGAAATGGGATTATCAAGTACATCCCAACCTGGACTTCACTAGAGATACCAATGATTACGGCACGGCGGACTCCGCCGTCGCCTTCTATTGGAACCCGGAGAAGCTGGCAGCCGGAGGCTTCCAGAGCTTCGAGACTGTCTATGGGCTTGGAGAAATTACCGCTCCGGATAAAGTATTCTCGATCCGTTATGTAGATCAGGTTCAGCAGCTGGCTACGGCGGATCTGGAAGAAGGAGAGACGGTTCCGTCGAAGTACGAGGACAACGGAGTTTTCACAATCACTGCAGAGGTTGAGAATCTGCAGGCCTACAATATGGAGCACTCCAAGATCGAAGTGGAGATGACGCTGGAGAGCGACCTCAGCTTCGTCAGGCAGGATGAGAGCGGCAAAGACGTCATGGACGCAAGTGGCAATCCTGTCCTGGAGAATGACCGCAGCAAAATGCTTGAATTCAAAAAGTCAGCCTCTCCTGAGGAAGCTGCATTGGGAATTGAGCCGAAGTACAAGCCGGGTGATGCCATCACTGCGACTTTCCGTGTTCAGGCTAAAGGCAGACCTTGGCCGGTAACGCGGGATTACATGATTTCCGCGAGAAGCCCGGAAACACAGGGCAAGATTGAGGGCATTGAGGATGAAGGCATCAAAGCCCAATATGAGTCGAACCGTACAAACTTCATTCTGCTGCCGCCGGTAGGCGAAGCAACGGCTACGTATTCATACGCTCTGTCACCGGCAGAGCTGTATAGCTCAGATGTGAAATATCTGACTGTGAATCTGTCGAACATTGAAGCCTATAATACGGGCAATGCAACCACAGCACCGAACTTTGACCTGTACCTCAAGGATCTGGTATCCGGAAGCCGGTACAAGGTGAATGTGCAGGATGCAGTGGTTATGCAGCCTACAGACGATGGTTTCTCAGGTGCCATGCGGATTACTTACCGCGGCGGGGAACGGGTTGATGAAGGCGGCAATGTGCTGGAATCCGGACTGGGACCTGAGCTGCCGCTGGGTGAATACGCAGTTGAGATCGACTATAAAGGCGATGCCGGAGGCGACGAGGAAGTAGCAGCACTTTACGATATTACTACCCCGCAATCCTTCCTGGTTACAGATAATGATGAGACGCGGATCCGTGAAGCCGGAGTTATGGCTGTGTACAGGGAAGCTGTGGATATCAGCGGCCTCGCGAACGGCGCCTCTGTAAAGGATGAATTGCTGGATCAGCTGAACTCGCTGTTCCCGGGTGAGCCATTCAAGAACGGCTCGTTCCTGTACTCTGCTGTCACCGAGTATAAGAAGACCAAGGCCTTGTTCGGAGCAGCCAGCAAGGCGGTTGATCCTGAATTTGATATCAGTGAATTCATGGATGATGAAGCGCTCAAAGAGACTCCACTGTATGCCTACAAATTGTTTGCAACAGAAGAGGACTTTGAAGCCTTCCAGGAAGAAGCAGAATCCGAGGACCCGGAATTCGACCGTGAGGTTCTGGTTACGGTCCGCGGAATGATCAAGCAGGTCGGCACGGGTGAAGAAGAGCAGGTCATCGTGGATACCAAGACAGAACCGGCAATTATTAATGATGCTGTTGCATATACAGGCAAGGATCTGGCTTTTGTACGCGGCAAGCTGGACATCTTCGGAAATAGCCTTCCGGGCGATCTTCCCTTCCTGGATACCTTGTTCATCAAGGGTGACGGAACGCTCAGTGTAGCGAGCAGCGGGTTCGTCTTCCATAAGGGCGAATGGACGCTGGATTTCTTCAACGGCTTCTCCAAATCCCTTGGAGATGAGAACTACAATCCGTCCAAGGTGGAGACGCCAGAGGATGACGATGAAGAGGAAGAAGGCAGTAAGGAAGATAAAGGCAATGACGGTAATCCGGAAGACGACAGCCAGAACGGCAGTCTGAAATGGGCCATCGGCGGTGTGGGCGACAGACTGAATCCGCTGCGCCAGGTCATGATCGGGGATGTGTACTTCAACAAGCAGTCTTTGTTTGGGGCTCCAAGCTTCGCGATTGACGGCTTCGGCTTCTCCTTCAATGATTTCATTCTGAGAGAGAATGGTATATCCTTCGGCGGTTCGCTGTCCCTGAAGATCATTAATTCAGAAATTAAGAATGTAATATTCAACAGCGCAGGCTTCTATGGCGTAGATGCCTCACTTGGCTTCGATCTGAATCAGGAGATGGGCTTGTTCGGACCGGATAAGAAGAAAGACGCGGATAAGAAGAAAGGTCCGGACGCTCCCAGCGGCAAGGTTACCATCAAGCATGCTGTGCAGGGCGGTGGAGTTGGTAATGAATACGGCCTGGAGTTCGCGGCACAGCTGAAGAACATGCTGGGTGTGGAGATTGAATTCTCGCTCAAAAAGGTAAAAGACGGCCGGATTCTTCCAGATGTAATCGCCTTTGGGGCTGAATTGCCGGCTCCGGGTATTATTGTCACCGGTGCAACCTATCTGACCGCTGTACGCGGTGCGGTGCGCGAGCTGGCGGATACCATTGCCGGCGGCACGGCGCAGGACCCGTTCCCGCTGACGATTGAAGCTGGCGTAGGGATGCGGTTCGGGATTGCCCCGGCGTACTTCTTCGGGGATGTTGACCTGACGGTGAAGCGTACCGGCCTCAAGATCGAAGGAAGGCTTGACTTCTCCGCGGATGCAGAAGCTGAGAAGGATGACCGTCTTCCGATGCTGACCAAAGCACTGCTCGAGGCGCAATGGGTAACTCCATGGTTCGTGCGTGTAGAAGCGGCAATGGATATCGGCGGCTGGGATATCATCATCGGCAAGGCCGGTATCTTCGTCGGACAGAATCTGGAGAAGAACCGCACTGACTTTGAAGGCTATATCGGCTCCAAAGTACAGATCCCGAATAGTGTACCGGTTGTCGGTGGAATGCCGCTGTCCAGTATGTTCCTCGGGGTCAACAATGATAAGGTATGGGGCAGTATCGGCATTCTCTTCATCTCGCTGGGTATTACCTACTACTGGAGTGGGGGCATAGAGTTCGGCACTTCAACAGATCAGCTGCCGGAAGGTATGATCCAACTCGTAGTGGATGATCCCGATAATGGACCGCGCCTGATGGTTATTGGTGAAGGGGTAGAGACTCTTGCCACTTCGGCCGCCCCTGCTGCTGAGGAAGAGAATCAGGAAATTATCTACCGTGAAGTAGCAGAGGGTGTGAAAATTGTTGAGAACGGATCGGTGAATGTCGGCGTAGGCGGCATTACGGTCAAGAACGGCGGCAGAATCCATGAGATTCCTATGGGGGCTGCAACCGGTAATGCCATTATCGAAATGGAATACAGCAGTAAGGATATGCCGGAATTTAAGCTGCAGGATGCAGCGGGCAAGGATTATCCGGTGGTATTCGAAACCTTTGCGAATCCGGACAAGCCTAATCCTAAAGCTAATGCTTTTACACAATATATTCCTGCAAGTGATGTATCACCGGATCCATCCAAGCTTAATGCTGAAGTGGATATCCGCAGAGCCTACATCATTATTCCTGAGAATGAGGCCAAAAAAGGCGGAACCTGGAAGCTTACTGCAGTCTCGGCTGTAGAAACCAAGCTGATGAATGTTCCAACCCTGCCTCAGCTCAGCGAAGTAAATCTCGCGAAGGATAGCTCGAATGTCAATAAATTCACAGCATCCTGGAAAGTTGCGAATGCAGCAGAAGGAGATACAGTGAATCTGTATCTGGCGGAAGATGCGGTAACAACAGAAAAGACTATCGTGGATGGGCAAGAGGTGCTCTCACCGGGAGATCCGGGGATGCTGATTGCCAAAGATGTGCCGGTTGGTGCCGGGGGTTCTGTCAGTGGTGGCATAACCAGCGGCAGTACGGTAATTGATGTAACGAATGTAACGCTTATGGGCAATCCCGAGGATATCCGCGGGCTGCTCAGACAAGGCAACTACTATCTGCGGGCCGAGCTGAAATCCAGCGCTACCTTCGGCACGAAGACTTCACCGCAGCGATTCGAGCTCATTGATCCGCTTGCACCGCAGGTTGTTAGTGACGTCTCGGTTGTACCTGCCGGTAACGGACTGTTCTCGCTCTCCTTCAAGCCGGGAGCCAAAAAAGCGGGACATAACGCTTACGAGCATAGCTTCGTCATTGATGCTCAGGCCCAAGTGAACGGCAAGCTGGAGTCTTATGCTCCATTTGGCGAAATTTTGTACACCGAAGATGAACTTCAGCCTTACTGGAATGCAGCAACCGGTAAATATGAAGGTATTCTGATCGGAGGCTGGAAGGCCCTATCCACTTCAGATGAAGTGAATACGACCAGCCTGGAAGGAACGGTTACGGATGTGACCAAGGTGAAGTATACCGGTCTGGAAGTTGGAACGGAGTATGTTGTCGGTGTCACTGCCGCAACAGTTCCAACTGAAGATGCGGACAAGAATCAGAACTATCACTATGCTGAGCACCAGAACAGCAGCAAGAAGCTGCTGCCGGTTCCAAGCTTGCCGAAGCTTACTGTGGCAAGCGGATCAGGTACGGTGCAGGATACCGGAAACTACATTAACTTGCTGACAAGTGAAACGAAGCAGAAGCTGACGCTCACTTCAAACCAGTCCAATGTAACGGTGGAAGTTTTCAATGCTGATAAATCCATTGGAACGGTAGCTTTGACGAACAAGGCTGGCGGCGGAAGTGAAGGCGTCCTGAATCTCGACCAGTTCCAGACAGACGGGCCGTTTGCGCTCGAACTGAGAGCCAGAAACATGACGACCAAGGATATCTCAGTCACGATGCTGTATATGACTGTGGACACGATCGCACCGGTCCTCTATCTTGATCAGCCGGTAACGGGTGAACGGGCAGAGAACGGAGAGGTCAACATAGCCGGGACTACAACAACCGGAACCTTGCTTGCAGTGAAGTATAAAGGAAAGATACTGCAGCCGGACGGAACCTATGATGTCACTACGCCAATCACGGTGAATCCGTTGACTGGTGACTTCAAGGGTACAGTGAAGATTGACTCTGATGAGCCTTCTGTAGCGCTCAACATTGTGGCTGCAGATGAAGCGAAAAATCAGAACACAGCGGTTGTAGATATTACAAACGCAGGCTACAAGGTTCCGGTTGCCCTGGTTCTTAAGGGAGTGGAGAAAAACCTGGAGCCAGGACAAATAGGCAATATTCAGGCTTATCTCAAGGTTTCGGATGGCAAGGACGAGATTACCGGCAAGCCGAAATTCAAGGACCAGCCGATTACCGGTAAGGATCTGCAGAATCTGACTTATACAGTTACTGTAGGCGATGCGGTGTCCTTGTCGGCAGACGGCAGTGTTACGGCTCTTGCCACAGGCTCCAGCTTAATTGAAGCAGAGTATAAGGTGTCCGAGGATGTAACGCTCAAAGGCATGGTTGCGGCAACAGTAGCCGTACCGAAACCAGAGAAGCTTGGTACCACTGCAGCCAGCACATCTTATGTTTATGCAGACAGTAGCCGTACCAAGATCACAATGACTTCCTCCGGGGATATGACCGGACAGCAGATTGCTTATAAGGTTTATCGTTCCGGCGCTGTGCTGCCGGCCTTCGATGATAATGTCAGCTCGTGGCCGCTCCTTCCGCTGGATGGCATAATCAGCGCTTCTTACGGTGATGTAATCGTGCTCGCTAAGCGGACATCTACCGATAAGCTGGTTAAAGCAGCGGGTCAGGTTGCAGCAACAGTATGGTCCAGCAGCGGTGCTGGAGCAGGCGGTGGCGGTGGCGGCGGTGGCGGCGGAGCTGCCACACCGGGCGCAGTGGAAGAGCAAGCACCAGATACAGCCGCACAAGTAACTGTTAACGGACAGCCGGTTGTCACTGAATGGAATGGGCTTACGGCGGTAATCCGGATTACGGATAAAGAAGCCGCAGCGGGCAGCGATCTCACGGTTAGTTCCGCAGATCCGGCTGCTCGTGCATTCAGCATCCATGTGGATCAGAATGTTGTGAAGCAGGCCGTAGCAGCGAAGAAGAAAGTGATTATCGAGGTTCCTATGGGCCGTTTGGTTCTTGAACCTGAGAATCTTACCGCATTGAATGGTGAGCTTGTGGTGGGCATTGGCCAGAACAGCACTGCAGATCAGCAGGCCATGAAGACCATAGCCGATCAGCAAGGATTCACACTTTTGGCAGCAGGACAAGGTGTTACGGTTACGGCTAACCTGCCTGCAGGCAGCTGGACTCCCGCACTTGCCGCCAAGATCGCTATTCCTTCGCCGGTTGCAGCAACCGAAATTACAGCAATCGTGCTGAAGGATGCCGCCGGTAACTGGACTACCGTACCATGGAAGCTGGACAGCAGCGGTACGGCAGTGAATGTGCAACTGACCGGAGAAGGCAGCCTCTACTTCATCCGCAATCAGAAGAACTTCAAGGATATGCCTGCAGGCTGGGGCAAGGACGGTATTGCAGCAGCATCTGCTAAGCTGTTCGTCTTAGGCAAATCTGCAGATACCTTTGATCCGACCGGCAAAGTTACCAGAGCAGAATATCCGACGATTCTGCTGCGCGTTGCAGGTCTGATGAACAAACAGGCACCTTCTGCAGGCTTCAGTGATGTCGGCAGCAGCAGCTGGTATAACCGCAGCGTCTCCATTGCTGCACAGCTGGCTATTGTCACCGGACTTGAAGGCGGCAAGTATGCGCCTCAGGATACGCTGACACGGATTGAAGCCATGACGATGCTGGGCAGACTGCTCAACCTTGTCAGAACGGGCAGTGAGCTCAGTGATGCAGAAGTAACAGCAATTCTGGCTGGTTTTACCGATAAAGATAAAGTTCCGGCATGGGCAAGACAAGCAGTGGCATTGAGCATCAAGAACGGCATTATCCTTGGGGAAGGCAACAAGGTGAATCCGTCCAGTCCGCTTACGCGTGAACAGGCGGCAGCCATTGCTATCAGACTTGATCAATGGATTACAGCTAAGCAATAACAGGAATGTGCCCGTACCGCCTATTGTGGAGTGCGGGCACACTCTGCTGGAAATTCACAATACTATTTGGGTGGTGTCAAAATGGCTTTGAAGCGGAAATCAATTATAGGGTATCTAATCGCGCTGGCAGTGGTTGTCGTTGCGGCAGTTGCCGGCGGAATCATGGCCAAGGCTGATCCGCAGACCTGGGACAGCCAAGCTGATACCAACTGGTATGTAGCGACCAATGATACCTTCAAAATTAATAGTGAAGAAAAGCTTGCGGGTGTTGCCAAGCTGGTTAATGAAGGCACTGGGAATGGTCTGCAAGGCAAAATTCTTGAAATTACGCGAGACATGGATCTCAAAGACTATCAATGGATTCCCATTGGTACAGCCGAGCATCCATTCAAGGGTACTCTGATCACTGAAGGTGGTCTAATCAAGAAAATCTCCAATATGAATGTCGTTACAAATTTGTCCTATCAGGGTCTGGTAGGAAATATGGAGGGCGGGACAGTCGGCGGTCTGACTTTTGAAGGGGCTGGCTCCATCACTGTCACCGCTGTAACCTATGATGTATATGCAGGCTCCGCAGTAGGTAAAATGAGCGGCAGCAGCATTGTTTTTGATATTACCAACAATATTAATATCAGCA
This window encodes:
- a CDS encoding S-layer homology domain-containing protein; amino-acid sequence: MNDKQGEYMVKLLKRATALMLTIIMVFLSTSESFHALVEAASSTKTTVVQNNFIKVTVDNETGRYGIRTVDGQPIRKNDNNVNLLFQGDDPETSFTTFRIDGTDYIYGNKYKFDNSHYSETTTPKVVENSNGTKQLEMIWKIKGVEIKQILMLYTDSKDAVNSGNVNIRYEVNNRSNAQVEIGSRILLDTMVGGNDGPQFQIGTAYKSPLQVERKLVHNPEDDAGIPEEDRAYFKIPSYWVMRDKLDLTNPQATNVVAYGFNNFAEQNINIVDEMIVGHWNGLANTKWDYQVHPNLDFTRDTNDYGTADSAVAFYWNPEKLAAGGFQSFETVYGLGEITAPDKVFSIRYVDQVQQLATADLEEGETVPSKYEDNGVFTITAEVENLQAYNMEHSKIEVEMTLESDLSFVRQDESGKDVMDASGNPVLENDRSKMLEFKKSASPEEAALGIEPKYKPGDAITATFRVQAKGRPWPVTRDYMISARSPETQGKIEGIEDEGIKAQYESNRTNFILLPPVGEATATYSYALSPAELYSSDVKYLTVNLSNIEAYNTGNATTAPNFDLYLKDLVSGSRYKVNVQDAVVMQPTDDGFSGAMRITYRGGERVDEGGNVLESGLGPELPLGEYAVEIDYKGDAGGDEEVAALYDITTPQSFLVTDNDETRIREAGVMAVYREAVDISGLANGASVKDELLDQLNSLFPGEPFKNGSFLYSAVTEYKKTKALFGAASKAVDPEFDISEFMDDEALKETPLYAYKLFATEEDFEAFQEEAESEDPEFDREVLVTVRGMIKQVGTGEEEQVIVDTKTEPAIINDAVAYTGKDLAFVRGKLDIFGNSLPGDLPFLDTLFIKGDGTLSVASSGFVFHKGEWTLDFFNGFSKSLGDENYNPSKVETPEDDDEEEEGSKEDKGNDGNPEDDSQNGSLKWAIGGVGDRLNPLRQVMIGDVYFNKQSLFGAPSFAIDGFGFSFNDFILRENGISFGGSLSLKIINSEIKNVIFNSAGFYGVDASLGFDLNQEMGLFGPDKKKDADKKKGPDAPSGKVTIKHAVQGGGVGNEYGLEFAAQLKNMLGVEIEFSLKKVKDGRILPDVIAFGAELPAPGIIVTGATYLTAVRGAVRELADTIAGGTAQDPFPLTIEAGVGMRFGIAPAYFFGDVDLTVKRTGLKIEGRLDFSADAEAEKDDRLPMLTKALLEAQWVTPWFVRVEAAMDIGGWDIIIGKAGIFVGQNLEKNRTDFEGYIGSKVQIPNSVPVVGGMPLSSMFLGVNNDKVWGSIGILFISLGITYYWSGGIEFGTSTDQLPEGMIQLVVDDPDNGPRLMVIGEGVETLATSAAPAAEEENQEIIYREVAEGVKIVENGSVNVGVGGITVKNGGRIHEIPMGAATGNAIIEMEYSSKDMPEFKLQDAAGKDYPVVFETFANPDKPNPKANAFTQYIPASDVSPDPSKLNAEVDIRRAYIIIPENEAKKGGTWKLTAVSAVETKLMNVPTLPQLSEVNLAKDSSNVNKFTASWKVANAAEGDTVNLYLAEDAVTTEKTIVDGQEVLSPGDPGMLIAKDVPVGAGGSVSGGITSGSTVIDVTNVTLMGNPEDIRGLLRQGNYYLRAELKSSATFGTKTSPQRFELIDPLAPQVVSDVSVVPAGNGLFSLSFKPGAKKAGHNAYEHSFVIDAQAQVNGKLESYAPFGEILYTEDELQPYWNAATGKYEGILIGGWKALSTSDEVNTTSLEGTVTDVTKVKYTGLEVGTEYVVGVTAATVPTEDADKNQNYHYAEHQNSSKKLLPVPSLPKLTVASGSGTVQDTGNYINLLTSETKQKLTLTSNQSNVTVEVFNADKSIGTVALTNKAGGGSEGVLNLDQFQTDGPFALELRARNMTTKDISVTMLYMTVDTIAPVLYLDQPVTGERAENGEVNIAGTTTTGTLLAVKYKGKILQPDGTYDVTTPITVNPLTGDFKGTVKIDSDEPSVALNIVAADEAKNQNTAVVDITNAGYKVPVALVLKGVEKNLEPGQIGNIQAYLKVSDGKDEITGKPKFKDQPITGKDLQNLTYTVTVGDAVSLSADGSVTALATGSSLIEAEYKVSEDVTLKGMVAATVAVPKPEKLGTTAASTSYVYADSSRTKITMTSSGDMTGQQIAYKVYRSGAVLPAFDDNVSSWPLLPLDGIISASYGDVIVLAKRTSTDKLVKAAGQVAATVWSSSGAGAGGGGGGGGGGAATPGAVEEQAPDTAAQVTVNGQPVVTEWNGLTAVIRITDKEAAAGSDLTVSSADPAARAFSIHVDQNVVKQAVAAKKKVIIEVPMGRLVLEPENLTALNGELVVGIGQNSTADQQAMKTIADQQGFTLLAAGQGVTVTANLPAGSWTPALAAKIAIPSPVAATEITAIVLKDAAGNWTTVPWKLDSSGTAVNVQLTGEGSLYFIRNQKNFKDMPAGWGKDGIAAASAKLFVLGKSADTFDPTGKVTRAEYPTILLRVAGLMNKQAPSAGFSDVGSSSWYNRSVSIAAQLAIVTGLEGGKYAPQDTLTRIEAMTMLGRLLNLVRTGSELSDAEVTAILAGFTDKDKVPAWARQAVALSIKNGIILGEGNKVNPSSPLTREQAAAIAIRLDQWITAKQ